In one Lolium rigidum isolate FL_2022 chromosome 3, APGP_CSIRO_Lrig_0.1, whole genome shotgun sequence genomic region, the following are encoded:
- the LOC124697061 gene encoding uncharacterized protein LOC124697061: MNSRVPTTNKALRSTNSSATANTGGVLRSFTAANKPGFMPDIKRLRRPTLPDDLLCEILIRLPVKSLLRFKSVCRTWHATISSRSFISMHLQRSVSNHQRHPCFLLAPHYLTEGSSDTSLYRWQKGQASASLVYTLNFEGDFDSVQVYMLGHCNGLVLVPTDAKMYVLNPSTRELLTLPESIRSLLQPSSLCRAIVGFGLDSFANKYKVVRFFKYSPNETRMGMDICTISETGSAWRHTVVDPPYPIIGWQTATFFQGSLFWILDEPDLIQSPESRLLRFCLKDEVFSLTMHPPCPALDHDKFVLNELEGELCLAQFDSSKRTVIWMTSDAVNPQWYRRCVLNLEPSLAIGISHRGVLLVDLNRVFEYDFQSQKTEDVAHLDGLKYDEPGLCTVKCVCQSSLQCVRQNWLFIDKEPPEMIEGEETDEEEEEDKGERTESDSKAPNHEAAGRAWGTKRGAASSSQTSPEEEETTSPPEGRAAAGRPDEPQPKRLRQTILEGGMGLQRPLGAALRAEERVQPGVKTLPTVKAKQKVFKKSAPARGAATTKAAEAKKAADEAAEVKKVADEAAGVKRVVDEVSGDATAAQAEAAAAKKAADAKAAKQAAEANAAKKGAEAEAAKKATEAEKATSSKGSEAESPDVATLVLKE; encoded by the exons ATGAATTCCCGTGTTCCT ACCACAAATAAGGCACTGCGGAGCACCAACAGCAGCGCCACGGCGAATACTGGTGGGGTGCTGCGGAGCTTTACTGCCGCGAATAAGCCGGGGTTCATGCCAGATATTAAGAGGCTGCGCAGGCCAACCCTCCCAGATGACCTTTTGTGCGAGATCCTGATTCGGCTCCCAGTGAAATCTCTCCTACGGTTCAAGTCAGTGTGCAGGACCTGGCACGCCACCATCTCCAGCCGATCATTCATCAGCATGCACCTCCAGCGCTCAGTGTCCAACCACCAACGCCATCCATGTTTCCTGCTCGCCCCTCATTATCTGACAGAAGGATCAAGCGATACCAGTCTATACAGGTGGCAAAAGGGTCAAGCCAGCGCAAGTCTTGTATACACACTGAACTTTGAAGGAGACTTTGATTCGGTGCAAGTATACATGCTTGGACATTGCAATGGACTTGTGCTAGTGCCCACGGACGCAAAAATGTACGTCCTCAACCCCTCCACTAGGGAGCTTCTTACACTGCCTGAGAGCATCCGCAGCTTGCTACAACCATCCTCTCTATGTCGCGCCATTGTTGGTTTTGGTCTTGATTCGTTCGCAAACAAGTACAAGGTTGTCCGGTTTTTTAAATATTCACCGAATGAGACCCGCATGGGAATGGACATTTGTACAATCAGTGAAACCGGCAGCGCATGGAGACACACTGTTGTAGATCCACCATACCCTATTATTGGTTGGCAAACTGCCACCTTCTTCCAGGGCTCTCTTTTTTGGATCCTCGATGAGCCGGATCTCATACAATCTCCAGAGAGCCGATTGCTTCGGTTTTGCTTAAAAGATGAAGTATTTAGCTTAACTATGCACCCCCCGTGCCCTGCTCTTGACCATGATAAGTTTGTCTTAAATGAGCTAGAAGGTGAATTGtgcctagctcaatttgactcttcAAAGCGAACAGTGATCTGGATGACAAGTGATGCTGTGAACCCGCAATGGTATCGCCGATGTGTTCTTAATCTTGAGCCCTCCCTCGCTATAGGGATTTCACACCGTGGAGTACTTTTGGTGGATCTGAACCGTGTCTTTGAGTATGATTTCCAAAGTCAGAAAACAGAGGATGTGGCTCACTTGGATGGCCTAAAGTATGATGAGCCTGGGTTATGCACCGTAAAGTGTGTGTGTCAAAGTTCGTTACAGTGCGTGCGTCAAAACTGGTTGTTCATCGAT aaggaGCCTCCGGAGATGATCGAGGGCGAGgagaccgacgaggaggaagaggaggacaagGGCGAGCGCACGGAGTCGGACTCCAAGGCGCCCAACCATGAAGCTGCAGGCCGCGCCTGGGGCACGAAGAGAGGGGCAGCATCCTCCTCGCAGACATCCCCGGAGGAGGAAGAGACGACCTCCCCGCCGGAGGGGAGAGCGGCTGCTGGCCGACCCGATGAGCCGCAGCCCAAGCGACTGCGCCAGACCATCTTGGAGGGTGGAATGGGGCTTCAGCGTCCACTCGGGGCCGCGCTCAGGGCGGAGGAGCGAGTCCAACCGGGTGTGAAGACGCTGCCGACGGTGAA GGCCAAACAGAAGGTTTTTAAGAAGTCCGCGCCCGCACGCGGGGCGGCCACGACGAAGGCggccgaggcgaagaaggcggccGACGAGGCGGCCGAGGTGAAGAAGGTGGCGGACGAGGCCGCCGGGGTGAAGAGGGTGGTGGACGAGGTCTCCGGTGACGCGACAGCGGCGCAGGCGGAGGCAGCGGCTGCGAAGAAGGCCGCTGACGCCAAGGCCGCAAAGCAGGCTGCGGAGGCCAATGCGGCGAAGAAGGGCGCTGAGGCCGAGGCGGCGAAGAAGGCGACTGAGGCCGAGAAGGCCACATCGTCGAAGGGCTCAGAGGCCGAGTCGCCAGACGTGGCGACCTTGGTGCTCAAGGAGTGA
- the LOC124697062 gene encoding auxin-responsive protein SAUR71-like has translation MRQLIRRLSRVGDDTSSAPSSPAKRRGGKAAVPPQGHVPVHVGDGSDAERFLVRAELLGRPALAELLGRAAQEYGYDHQGPLRIPCSPAAFRAALASVAGDGDGC, from the coding sequence ATGAGGCAGCTCATCCGGCGGCTCTCCCGCGTCGGCGACGACACCTCCTCGGCCCCGTCGTCCCCGGCGAAGCGGCGGGGCGGGAAGGCGGCGGTGCCGCCGCAGGGGCACGTGCCGGTCCACGTCGGGGACGGGAGCGACGCGGAGCGGTTCCTCGTGCGGGCCGAGCTGCTCGGCCGCCCGGCGCTCGCCgagctcctgggccgcgccgcgcaGGAGTACGGCTACGACCACCAGGGCCCGCTCCGGATCCCTTGCTCTCCCGCCGCCTTCCGCGCCGCGCTCGCctccgtcgccggcgacggcgacggctgcTAG
- the LOC124697063 gene encoding probable carboxylesterase 15, which produces MSGGDTAPRVVEDLFGIVQILSDGTVVRGDEPVLQPKEAYPDVPGVQWKDVVYQAVHGLRVRVYRPAPLAGSGSSKLPVLVYFHGGGYCMGSFTQPYFHSFCLRAAQELPAVVLSVQYRLAPEHRLPAAIRDGADFLSWLRGQAELGAGADPWLAESADFARTFVSGVSAGANLAHHVTVQVASGQLAVSPVRIVGYVLLSAFFGGAERNAAETDPPADVSLTVEMSDQFWHMSLPVGASRDHPVANPFGPESPSLAPVDLPPALVVAPGSDVLRDHVHGYAARLKKLGKAVEVAEFEGEQHGFSVLRPFGQAADELLRVLRRFTRRPSGDAS; this is translated from the coding sequence ATGTCCGGCGGCGACACGGCACCGCGCGTCGTAGAGGACTTGTTCGGCATCGTCCAGATCCTGAGCGACGGCACCGTCGTCCGCGGCGACGAGCCCGTCCTCCAGCCAAAGGAGGCGTACCCCGACGTCCCAGGCGTGCAGTGGAAAGACGTGGTGTACCAGGCGGTGCACGGCCTGAGGGTCCGTGTGTACAGGCCGGCGCCGCTggccggcagcggcagcagcaaGCTCCCGGTGCTGGTGTACTTCCACGGCGGCGGCTACTGCATGGGCTCGTTCACTCAGCCCTACTTCCACTCCTTCTGCCTTCGCGCCGCCCAAGAGCTTCCCGCCGTTGTGCTCTCCGTCCAATACCGCCTCGCCCCGGAGCACCGCCTCCCCGCcgccatccgcgacggcgcggatttCCTCTCCTGGCTGCGCGGCCAGGCCGAGCTGGGAGCCGGCGCCGACCCGTGGCTCGCGGAGTCGGCCGACTTCGCGCGGACGTTCGTCTCCGGCGTATCGGCCGGCGCCAACCTGGCACACCACGTCACCGTCCAGGTCGCTTCCGGGCAGCTCGCGGTCAGCCCGGTGCGCATCGTCGGATACGTCCTCCTCTCCGCGTTCTTCGGCGGCGCCGAGCGCAACGCGGCCGAGACCGACCCGCCGGCGGACGTGTCCCTGACGGTGGAGATGTCGGACCAGTTCTGGCACATGTCGCTGCCGGTGGGGGCGAGCAGGGACCACCCGGTGGCCAACCCGTTCGGCCCGGAGAGCCCCAGCCTCGCGCCGGTGGATCTCCCGCCGGCGCTAGTCGTGGCGCCTGGCAGCGACGTGCTCCGCGACCACGTGCACGGGTACGCGGCgaggctgaagaagctggggaaggCCGTGGAGGTCGCCGAGTTCGAGGGAGAGCAGCACGGCTTCTCCGTCCTCCGGCCATTCGGCCAGGCGGCCGATGAGCTGCTGCGAGTGCTCAGGCGGTTCACACGGCGACCGAGCGGTGATGCGTCGTGA